From the Microbacterium thalassium genome, one window contains:
- a CDS encoding ABC transporter ATP-binding protein, with translation MSQQHVLAVEDLGKAYVSGETTAQILNGVDFAVDTGQFVCVVGPSGSGKTTLLKCIAGLTRPTSGQVVFEGETVTEPPAKLAVIFQDYSRSLLPWMTVEKNVELPLHKAKFPKAERAALVEEALVNVGLAGKGKLYPWEMSGGMQQRAAIARGLAYQPDVLLMDEPFAAVDAQTRIELEDLVLDMSRRLGMTVLFVTHDIDEAVYLGDRVIVLSGAPAQVARDIAVDLPAQRHQVETKNLPRFGELRAEVFDLIQQAKKPVTQNVRAVRA, from the coding sequence ATGTCTCAGCAACACGTCCTCGCGGTCGAAGACCTCGGCAAGGCCTACGTCTCGGGCGAGACCACGGCGCAGATCCTCAACGGCGTCGACTTCGCCGTGGACACCGGCCAGTTCGTCTGCGTCGTCGGCCCGTCCGGCTCTGGCAAGACCACGCTCCTGAAGTGCATCGCGGGCCTGACCCGCCCCACGTCGGGGCAGGTCGTGTTCGAGGGCGAGACGGTCACCGAGCCGCCCGCCAAGCTCGCCGTCATCTTCCAGGACTACTCCCGGAGCCTGCTGCCGTGGATGACGGTGGAGAAGAACGTGGAGCTGCCGCTGCACAAGGCGAAGTTCCCCAAGGCCGAGCGTGCCGCGCTCGTGGAAGAGGCGCTCGTCAACGTCGGTCTCGCCGGCAAGGGCAAGCTCTACCCGTGGGAGATGTCGGGAGGGATGCAGCAGCGTGCGGCGATCGCGCGCGGGCTCGCCTACCAGCCCGACGTGCTCCTCATGGACGAGCCCTTCGCGGCCGTGGATGCGCAGACGCGGATCGAGCTCGAGGACCTCGTCCTCGACATGAGCCGGCGCCTGGGCATGACGGTGCTCTTCGTCACGCACGACATCGACGAGGCGGTGTACCTCGGCGACCGCGTCATCGTGCTCTCGGGTGCGCCGGCGCAGGTCGCTCGCGACATCGCCGTCGATCTTCCGGCGCAGCGCCACCAGGTCGAGACGAAGAATCTGCCGCGCTTCGGCGAGCTGCGAGCCGAGGTGTTCGACCTCATCCAGCAGGCCAAGAAGCCGGTCACGCAGAACGTCCGGGCTGTGCGCGCATGA
- a CDS encoding ABC transporter permease codes for MNGLDLRHHLHVFLLRAWLPVAIIALWWFTSETNPSLYFPPLSEIVDEIVGQWIFGPRLVEDLLPTLANFVAGLTIALVAGTVFGVILGRSPVLRAFLAPIINFFRSLPSPALIPIVLALFGLGNSMSIALIAIGAVWPTLLNTIDGVRSVDTQVRDMARSYRLTPWQIISQVVLPSAGPQIVAGYRISLQISIILIVVSEMVGATRGLGYFVLESQQLFQVPQTWAGTIMLGLLGYLLTSVFVVIERRVLRWQIRMREATGAA; via the coding sequence ATGAACGGCCTCGACCTGCGTCATCACCTGCACGTCTTCCTGCTGCGGGCGTGGCTGCCCGTCGCGATCATCGCACTGTGGTGGTTCACCAGCGAGACCAACCCCTCGCTGTACTTCCCGCCGCTGTCGGAGATCGTCGACGAGATCGTCGGCCAGTGGATCTTCGGTCCGCGCCTGGTCGAGGACCTGCTCCCGACACTCGCGAACTTCGTCGCCGGTCTGACCATCGCCCTCGTCGCCGGAACCGTCTTCGGCGTGATCCTCGGGCGCAGCCCCGTGCTGCGAGCGTTCCTCGCACCGATCATCAACTTCTTCCGGTCGCTGCCGTCGCCGGCGCTGATCCCGATCGTCCTGGCCCTGTTCGGCCTGGGCAACTCGATGAGCATCGCCCTGATCGCGATCGGCGCGGTGTGGCCGACGCTGCTGAACACGATCGACGGCGTCCGCAGCGTCGACACGCAGGTGCGCGACATGGCCCGCTCCTACCGGCTCACGCCGTGGCAGATCATCTCGCAGGTGGTGCTGCCCAGCGCCGGCCCTCAGATCGTGGCGGGCTACCGCATCTCGCTGCAGATCTCGATCATCCTCATCGTCGTCAGCGAGATGGTGGGAGCCACCCGCGGCCTCGGCTACTTCGTGCTGGAGTCCCAGCAGCTGTTCCAGGTGCCGCAGACCTGGGCGGGCACGATCATGCTCGGCCTGCTCGGCTACCTCCTCACGTCGGTGTTCGTCGTCATCGAGCGTCGGGTTCTGCGCTGGCAGATCCGGATGCGGGAAGCGACCGGGGCGGCGTAG
- a CDS encoding ABC transporter permease — MVTAAPTSSPRLASPRSSGPRQLTRRAEFALGAAGLASIIAIWQIASMTGALSPRAVPPPLDVAVGFGALLINTTFWGAVLATVTVALLGVVIVIAIAIPLAMAIHRSTFFRESTWFVLEFLKPIPPVALIPLTILIWGPTKAVELFLVVFAALWPMLTQLVYGLREVSGVALDMARVYRFTPMQRTFRIVIPSLTPFAMTGLRISITMALVTAIVTEYIIGIPGLGAMLSTAQVNGLLDRMYALIVAMGLLGLALNGVIAALNGPLLFWHASQRERVSS; from the coding sequence ATGGTCACTGCAGCCCCGACGAGCAGCCCTCGCCTCGCGAGCCCGCGATCGAGCGGCCCGCGCCAGCTGACCCGCCGCGCCGAGTTCGCACTCGGAGCCGCCGGCCTGGCATCCATCATCGCCATCTGGCAGATCGCGAGCATGACGGGCGCGCTGTCCCCGCGGGCGGTTCCGCCACCGCTGGACGTCGCCGTCGGCTTCGGCGCCCTGCTGATCAACACGACCTTCTGGGGTGCGGTGCTCGCCACCGTGACCGTCGCCCTCCTCGGTGTCGTGATCGTCATCGCCATCGCGATTCCGCTGGCGATGGCGATCCACCGCAGCACGTTCTTCCGCGAGTCGACCTGGTTCGTGCTCGAGTTCCTCAAGCCGATCCCGCCGGTCGCGCTCATCCCGCTGACGATCCTCATCTGGGGTCCGACCAAGGCTGTGGAGCTGTTCCTCGTCGTCTTCGCCGCCCTGTGGCCGATGCTCACGCAGCTCGTCTACGGCCTGCGCGAGGTCTCGGGGGTCGCCCTCGATATGGCTCGGGTCTACCGGTTCACCCCGATGCAGCGGACCTTCCGCATCGTCATCCCGAGCCTGACGCCCTTCGCCATGACGGGGCTGCGCATCTCGATCACGATGGCGCTGGTCACGGCGATCGTCACCGAGTACATCATCGGCATCCCGGGCCTCGGCGCCATGCTCTCCACGGCTCAGGTCAACGGACTGCTCGACCGCATGTACGCCCTGATCGTCGCGATGGGTCTGCTCGGGCTCGCCCTCAACGGCGTGATCGCCGCGCTGAACGGCCCGCTGCTGTTCTGGCATGCGTCGCAGCGAGAGCGGGTGTCGTCATGA
- a CDS encoding ABC transporter substrate-binding protein: MALTLGAATLALSLAACTSDDPAGDAASASTDGLTPITVGAVFTTAAVPLWIAEDQGIFEEYGLDVTITQSPNFAASAPSLLNGQMQFANAATAPIITAIDNDLPIQIVAGVQAEPADPTLGDDQVMIAEGTDITRPADLEGKTVAVNAVGSGPYVGVMANYLADGGAPDGINWVVMNLNEQIPALEDGQVDAIIASEPFRAAAADAGFVAAFNAYRAPGIDVIPAEFTDAVLVASTEYLTNNPDIAEAMRNAMIDANEYAQNNPDAVRALLVQELDLDQAVADTIYLPGFRGEVEPADVQAMADAMLEMGLIANEPDATEMVWLP; this comes from the coding sequence ATGGCTCTCACCCTTGGCGCAGCGACGCTGGCGCTCAGCCTCGCCGCCTGCACGTCGGATGATCCGGCCGGCGATGCCGCATCGGCATCCACCGACGGCCTCACGCCGATCACCGTCGGAGCGGTGTTCACGACCGCCGCGGTGCCGCTGTGGATCGCCGAGGACCAGGGAATCTTCGAGGAGTACGGCCTCGACGTCACGATCACGCAGTCGCCGAACTTCGCGGCATCCGCACCCTCGCTCCTGAACGGCCAGATGCAGTTCGCCAACGCCGCCACGGCGCCGATCATCACCGCGATCGACAACGACCTGCCGATCCAGATCGTCGCCGGCGTGCAGGCCGAGCCCGCCGACCCGACGCTCGGCGACGACCAGGTCATGATCGCCGAAGGCACCGACATCACGCGGCCTGCGGATCTCGAGGGCAAGACCGTCGCGGTCAACGCCGTCGGCTCGGGTCCGTACGTCGGCGTGATGGCCAACTACCTCGCCGACGGCGGCGCGCCGGACGGCATCAATTGGGTCGTGATGAACCTCAACGAGCAGATCCCCGCCCTCGAGGACGGGCAGGTCGACGCGATCATCGCATCCGAGCCGTTCCGGGCGGCAGCGGCCGACGCCGGCTTCGTCGCGGCCTTCAACGCGTACCGCGCTCCGGGGATCGACGTGATCCCCGCCGAGTTCACCGATGCGGTGCTCGTCGCCAGCACGGAGTACTTGACGAACAACCCCGACATCGCCGAGGCCATGCGCAACGCGATGATCGACGCCAACGAATACGCGCAGAACAACCCCGACGCCGTGCGTGCGCTCCTCGTCCAGGAGCTCGATCTGGACCAGGCCGTCGCAGACACGATCTACCTGCCCGGCTTCCGCGGCGAGGTGGAGCCCGCAGATGTGCAGGCGATGGCCGACGCGATGCTCGAGATGGGGCTGATCGCGAACGAGCCCGACGCGACCGAGATGGTCTGGCTGCCCTGA
- a CDS encoding DUF389 domain-containing protein — MELEDKAELIDPDTNARFRDQIQSTVSALSNTVALRGLVAMGAGTVVLLLPDATTNLVTLILIVLLGFSGLQDLFYAVSGLRWFGRRINRWLATPRGIAAIALAAAMALLAYAGVGELTLALLVGLVGIYIGIRGVVSITAALLKRSQRDPLPGLAGGSLAVIVGVLAYMVPTSIVSTVIIAGAVGALLVGLILVSWSLRRDARGSGIDPATASIAEVLWDWIDGSDVGRKERAEQATGLYFEEPQRLTKLGTWWVMLILSVAIATFAVLQDSTAVVIGAMLVAPLMTPILGLAGALVNGWGRRAIESAALVAGGAVVSITLAYGLAAWAPIAISFSSNSQITSRVSPNTIDMLIALAAGAAGAFATVNARVASGIAGVAIAVALVPPLAVVGVTLNGGRVEDAGGATLLFLTNFVAIVLSAALVFIVTGFARPYALRNRPRQLLQTVTPFVALAGIIMLPLMLTSESVLQTQNRERDAQGTVEEWLGEDTEFVVTDVTVASSEVQVVITGPGDPPDTSELLDALQDDFVEPVGLELTVVPVDVTVIPAPPG, encoded by the coding sequence GTGGAGCTCGAGGACAAGGCCGAGTTGATCGACCCGGACACCAACGCCCGCTTCCGTGATCAGATCCAATCCACGGTCTCGGCCCTGTCCAACACCGTGGCGCTCCGGGGTCTGGTGGCGATGGGCGCCGGGACCGTGGTGCTGCTCCTGCCGGACGCCACCACGAACCTCGTGACGCTCATCCTGATCGTGCTCCTCGGATTCAGCGGGCTCCAGGACCTGTTCTACGCCGTGAGCGGGCTCCGCTGGTTCGGTCGCCGCATCAACCGCTGGCTCGCGACACCCCGCGGCATCGCGGCGATCGCGCTCGCCGCCGCGATGGCCCTCCTCGCGTACGCCGGGGTCGGCGAACTCACGCTCGCCCTGCTGGTCGGGCTGGTCGGCATCTACATCGGCATCCGCGGCGTCGTCTCCATCACGGCAGCGCTGCTCAAGCGCAGCCAGCGCGATCCCCTCCCCGGCCTCGCGGGCGGGTCGCTCGCGGTCATCGTCGGGGTCCTGGCGTACATGGTGCCGACATCCATCGTCTCCACCGTGATCATCGCCGGCGCGGTCGGCGCCCTTCTGGTCGGGCTCATCCTCGTCTCGTGGAGCCTGCGGCGGGACGCCCGCGGCTCCGGGATCGACCCGGCGACGGCCTCGATCGCGGAGGTGCTGTGGGACTGGATCGACGGGTCCGACGTCGGCCGCAAGGAGCGGGCGGAGCAGGCGACCGGACTCTATTTCGAGGAGCCGCAGCGTCTCACGAAACTCGGCACGTGGTGGGTCATGCTCATCCTCTCGGTCGCGATCGCCACGTTCGCCGTGCTGCAGGACTCCACGGCCGTTGTCATCGGAGCCATGCTGGTCGCCCCCCTGATGACGCCCATTCTGGGGTTGGCGGGCGCCCTCGTGAACGGGTGGGGGCGACGTGCGATCGAGTCCGCGGCGCTCGTCGCCGGCGGTGCGGTCGTGTCGATCACGCTCGCCTACGGCCTCGCCGCGTGGGCTCCCATCGCAATCTCGTTCTCCTCGAACTCGCAGATCACCTCGCGCGTGAGCCCGAACACCATCGACATGCTCATCGCCCTCGCCGCGGGCGCCGCAGGCGCGTTCGCGACCGTCAACGCCCGCGTGGCCAGCGGCATCGCGGGCGTGGCGATCGCGGTCGCGCTGGTCCCGCCGCTCGCGGTGGTCGGCGTCACCCTCAACGGCGGGCGGGTGGAGGACGCCGGCGGCGCGACCCTGCTCTTCCTCACGAACTTCGTCGCGATCGTCCTGTCGGCGGCGCTGGTGTTCATCGTCACCGGATTCGCCCGCCCGTACGCCCTGCGCAACCGCCCTCGACAGCTCCTCCAGACCGTCACGCCGTTCGTCGCCCTCGCCGGCATCATCATGCTGCCGCTCATGCTCACGTCCGAGAGCGTGCTGCAGACGCAGAACCGCGAGCGGGACGCCCAGGGGACGGTCGAGGAGTGGCTGGGCGAGGACACCGAGTTCGTCGTCACCGATGTGACGGTGGCCTCATCCGAGGTGCAGGTCGTCATCACCGGTCCGGGCGATCCGCCCGACACCTCCGAGCTGCTCGACGCGCTTCAGGACGACTTCGTCGAGCCGGTGGGTCTCGAGCTCACCGTCGTGCCGGTCGATGTCACCGTGATCCCGGCGCCCCCCGGCTGA
- a CDS encoding LLM class flavin-dependent oxidoreductase, whose product MTTTAPDAPSHLTVGFALSPTWLRAGSWRRDDSRAEELFAFSFHRDAARAAEDAGVAFLFLPDALTLDPANISRAPGFSGLDSLMLLSALSTATRSATLVPTVSATFHPPYLIARQLQTLNALSGGRMGWNVVTSLGGQENFETPAPDRSELYARAADVIGLVESLWRSYPREALVIDRESGVFADAERVAPIVDPPLPVAGPLGVPAPTDARPPLLTAGGSPAAFDLAARWADGFFAAAADPDAAATSLRRTLRDRAVHHGRSADAVRALPGLSMYIADTRAEADALAGDDGTGARHWTVRGTPRDVVDEVLRRRDAGGIDGFIALPGGSWRSLELFCTEVMPALRSESGMSPLSADLR is encoded by the coding sequence ATGACGACCACCGCTCCGGATGCTCCGTCCCACCTGACCGTCGGCTTCGCTCTGTCGCCGACATGGCTGCGCGCCGGAAGCTGGCGGCGAGACGACAGCCGCGCCGAGGAGCTGTTCGCCTTCTCGTTCCACCGCGACGCGGCCCGCGCGGCGGAAGACGCCGGCGTGGCGTTCCTGTTCCTGCCGGACGCGCTGACGCTGGACCCCGCGAACATCTCGCGCGCGCCCGGCTTCAGCGGACTGGATTCGCTCATGCTGCTGTCGGCGCTGTCGACCGCGACCCGGTCGGCGACCCTCGTCCCGACGGTGTCGGCGACGTTCCACCCGCCGTATCTGATCGCGCGGCAGCTGCAGACGCTCAATGCGCTCAGCGGCGGGCGCATGGGGTGGAACGTGGTCACGTCGCTCGGCGGGCAGGAGAACTTCGAGACGCCGGCGCCCGACCGGTCCGAGCTGTACGCCCGGGCCGCGGACGTGATCGGCCTGGTCGAGTCGCTGTGGCGCAGCTATCCCCGCGAGGCGCTGGTGATCGATCGGGAGTCCGGCGTGTTCGCCGACGCCGAGCGCGTCGCGCCGATCGTCGATCCTCCGCTGCCGGTCGCGGGCCCCCTCGGCGTCCCCGCGCCGACCGACGCGCGGCCGCCCCTGCTGACCGCGGGCGGATCGCCGGCCGCCTTCGACCTTGCCGCCCGGTGGGCCGACGGCTTCTTCGCGGCGGCGGCGGACCCCGACGCAGCAGCGACCTCCCTGCGGCGGACGCTACGCGACCGCGCGGTCCACCACGGGCGGAGCGCGGATGCCGTCCGTGCGCTGCCCGGGCTGAGTATGTACATCGCCGATACGCGCGCCGAGGCCGACGCTCTCGCCGGCGACGACGGGACGGGCGCACGCCACTGGACGGTGCGCGGGACGCCGCGCGACGTCGTCGACGAGGTGCTCCGGCGTCGCGACGCCGGCGGCATCGACGGGTTCATCGCCCTGCCCGGCGGATCGTGGCGGTCGCTCGAGCTGTTCTGCACCGAGGTGATGCCCGCGCTGCGGAGCGAGTCCGGCATGTCCCCGCTGTCCGCGGACCTGCGCTGA